From a single Bos indicus isolate NIAB-ARS_2022 breed Sahiwal x Tharparkar chromosome 11, NIAB-ARS_B.indTharparkar_mat_pri_1.0, whole genome shotgun sequence genomic region:
- the ARRDC1 gene encoding arrestin domain-containing protein 1 isoform X1 — MPGRQQQPAPGSGDSLGSHPGPEVFPTSQGPTHKSSSPRNTGRWASSFLWCYRFGNRTEESGSPARAAVRGCGGGWATPGLWELAEAGTQKLSWSDCRSCLGGGLLAAIRVTCTGSCRVSNKANDSAWVVEESYFNSALSLADKGSLPAGEHSFPFQFLLPATAPTSFEGPFGKIVHQVRATIDTPRFSKDHQCSRVFYILSPLNLNSIPDIEQPNVASTTKKFSYKLVKTGSVVLTASTDLRGYVVGQVLRLQADIENQSGKDTSPVVASLLQKVSYKARRWIYDVRTIAEVEGAGVKAWRRAQWQEQVLVPALPQSALPGCSLIHVDYYLQVSLKQPEAVVTLPVFIGNIAVNHVPLSPRPGPGLVVPSAPPQEEAEAVASGPHFFSDPVSLSTKSHSQQQQLHAALGSVPHGAPEPRPQDGSPAPHPLPPPLCISTGATVPYFAEGSGGPVPTSSTLILPPEYSSWGYPYEAPPSYEQSCGGVDPGLTPGS; from the exons ATGCCTGGACGACAGCAGCAGCCAGCCCCTGGCTCTGGCGACTCACTGGGCTCTCACCCTGGGCCAGAGGTCTTTCCCACTTCCCAAGGACCAACCCACAAGTCCTCGAGTCCCAGGAACACTGGGAGGTGGGCGTCGTCATTCCTCTGGTGTTATAGATTTGGAAACAGGACAGAGGAAAGTGGCTCTCCGGCCAGAGCTGCAGTGAGAGGATGCGGCGGAGGCTGGGCCACCCCAGGTCTGTGGGAGCTGGCGGAAGCAGGGACACAGAAATTGTCATGGTCAGACTGCAGGTCGTGCCTGGGAGGAGGGCTGCTGGCAG CCATCCGCGTGACCTGCACGGGGTCCTGCAGGGTCTCCAACAAGGCCAACGACTCGGCCTGGGTGGTGGAGGAGAGCTACTTCAACAGTGCCCTGTCTCTGGCCGACAAGG GGAGCCTGCCTGCTGGAGAGCACAGCTTCCCCTTCCAGTTCCTGCTTCCTG CCACGGCTCCCACGTCCTTCGAGGGCCCTTTTGGGAAGATTGTACACCAGGTACGGGCCACCATCGACACACCACGTTTTTCCAAGGATCACCAGTGCAGCCGTGTCTTCTACATCTTGAGCCCCCTGAACCTGAACAGCATCCCAGACATCGAG CAACCCAATGTGGCCTCCACCACCAAGAAGTTCTCCTACAAGCTGGTGAAGACGGGCAGCGTGGTCCTCACGGCCAGCACCGACCTCCGAGGCTATGTGGTAGGGCAGGTGCTGAGGCTGCAGGCAGACATTGAGAACCAGTCAGGCAAGGACACCAGCCCGGTGGTGGCCAGTCTGCTGCAG AAAGTGTCCTACAAGGCCAGGCGCTGGATCTATGACGTGCGGACCATCGCCGAGGTGGAGGGAGCCGGCGTCAAGGCCTGGCGGCGGGCTCAGTGGCAAGAGCAGGTTCTGGTGCCCGCCCTGCCCCAGTCTGCCCTGCCGGGCTGTAGCCTCATCCACGTGGACTACTATCTGCAG GTCTCCCTGAAACAACCGGAAGCTGTCGTGACGCTGCCGGTCTTCATCGGCAACATCGCTGTGAACCATGTTCCATTGAGCCCCCGGCCAGGCCCCGGCCTGGTGGTGCCCTCAGCGCCACCCCAGGAGGAGGCGGAGGCTGTGGCCAGCGGCCCTCACTTCTTCTCGgatcctgtctctctctccaccaAGAGCCactcccagcagcagcagctgcatgcaGCCCTTGGCTCTGTGCCCCATGGTGCCCCAGAACCCCGTCCTCAGGATGGCAGCCCTGCCCCGCACCCTCTGCCACCTCCCTTGTGCATCTCCACAGGTGCCACCGTGCCCTACTTTGCAGAGGGTTCTGGAGGTCCGGTGCCCACCTCCAGCACCCTGATCCTCCCCCCAGAGTACAGCTCGTGGGGCTACCCCTATG AGGCCCCACCGTCCTATGAGCAGAGCTGTGGTGGTGTGGACCCTGGCTTGACCCCGGGGAGCTGA
- the ARRDC1 gene encoding arrestin domain-containing protein 1 isoform X2, with the protein MGRVQLFEVRLNHGRVVYSPGEPLVGAVRVRLAAPLPFRAIRVTCTGSCRVSNKANDSAWVVEESYFNSALSLADKGSLPAGEHSFPFQFLLPATAPTSFEGPFGKIVHQVRATIDTPRFSKDHQCSRVFYILSPLNLNSIPDIEQPNVASTTKKFSYKLVKTGSVVLTASTDLRGYVVGQVLRLQADIENQSGKDTSPVVASLLQKVSYKARRWIYDVRTIAEVEGAGVKAWRRAQWQEQVLVPALPQSALPGCSLIHVDYYLQVSLKQPEAVVTLPVFIGNIAVNHVPLSPRPGPGLVVPSAPPQEEAEAVASGPHFFSDPVSLSTKSHSQQQQLHAALGSVPHGAPEPRPQDGSPAPHPLPPPLCISTGATVPYFAEGSGGPVPTSSTLILPPEYSSWGYPYGEWGPGAWWGGSAPGPMQTWLSPCRGPTVL; encoded by the exons CCATCCGCGTGACCTGCACGGGGTCCTGCAGGGTCTCCAACAAGGCCAACGACTCGGCCTGGGTGGTGGAGGAGAGCTACTTCAACAGTGCCCTGTCTCTGGCCGACAAGG GGAGCCTGCCTGCTGGAGAGCACAGCTTCCCCTTCCAGTTCCTGCTTCCTG CCACGGCTCCCACGTCCTTCGAGGGCCCTTTTGGGAAGATTGTACACCAGGTACGGGCCACCATCGACACACCACGTTTTTCCAAGGATCACCAGTGCAGCCGTGTCTTCTACATCTTGAGCCCCCTGAACCTGAACAGCATCCCAGACATCGAG CAACCCAATGTGGCCTCCACCACCAAGAAGTTCTCCTACAAGCTGGTGAAGACGGGCAGCGTGGTCCTCACGGCCAGCACCGACCTCCGAGGCTATGTGGTAGGGCAGGTGCTGAGGCTGCAGGCAGACATTGAGAACCAGTCAGGCAAGGACACCAGCCCGGTGGTGGCCAGTCTGCTGCAG AAAGTGTCCTACAAGGCCAGGCGCTGGATCTATGACGTGCGGACCATCGCCGAGGTGGAGGGAGCCGGCGTCAAGGCCTGGCGGCGGGCTCAGTGGCAAGAGCAGGTTCTGGTGCCCGCCCTGCCCCAGTCTGCCCTGCCGGGCTGTAGCCTCATCCACGTGGACTACTATCTGCAG GTCTCCCTGAAACAACCGGAAGCTGTCGTGACGCTGCCGGTCTTCATCGGCAACATCGCTGTGAACCATGTTCCATTGAGCCCCCGGCCAGGCCCCGGCCTGGTGGTGCCCTCAGCGCCACCCCAGGAGGAGGCGGAGGCTGTGGCCAGCGGCCCTCACTTCTTCTCGgatcctgtctctctctccaccaAGAGCCactcccagcagcagcagctgcatgcaGCCCTTGGCTCTGTGCCCCATGGTGCCCCAGAACCCCGTCCTCAGGATGGCAGCCCTGCCCCGCACCCTCTGCCACCTCCCTTGTGCATCTCCACAGGTGCCACCGTGCCCTACTTTGCAGAGGGTTCTGGAGGTCCGGTGCCCACCTCCAGCACCCTGATCCTCCCCCCAGAGTACAGCTCGTGGGGCTACCCCTATGGTGAgtgggggcctggggcctggtggGGAGGGAGTGCCCCGGGCCCTATGCAGACCTGGCTGTCTCCCTGCAGAGGCCCCACCGTCCTATGA
- the ARRDC1 gene encoding arrestin domain-containing protein 1 isoform X3, protein MGRVQLFEVRLNHGRVVYSPGEPLVGAVRVRLAAPLPFRAIRVTCTGSCRVSNKANDSAWVVEESYFNSALSLADKGSLPAGEHSFPFQFLLPATAPTSFEGPFGKIVHQVRATIDTPRFSKDHQCSRVFYILSPLNLNSIPDIEQPNVASTTKKFSYKLVKTGSVVLTASTDLRGYVVGQVLRLQADIENQSGKDTSPVVASLLQKVSYKARRWIYDVRTIAEVEGAGVKAWRRAQWQEQVLVPALPQSALPGCSLIHVDYYLQVSLKQPEAVVTLPVFIGNIAVNHVPLSPRPGPGLVVPSAPPQEEAEAVASGPHFFSDPVSLSTKSHSQQQQLHAALGSVPHGAPEPRPQDGSPAPHPLPPPLCISTGATVPYFAEGSGGPVPTSSTLILPPEYSSWGYPYEAPPSYEQSCGGVDPGLTPGS, encoded by the exons CCATCCGCGTGACCTGCACGGGGTCCTGCAGGGTCTCCAACAAGGCCAACGACTCGGCCTGGGTGGTGGAGGAGAGCTACTTCAACAGTGCCCTGTCTCTGGCCGACAAGG GGAGCCTGCCTGCTGGAGAGCACAGCTTCCCCTTCCAGTTCCTGCTTCCTG CCACGGCTCCCACGTCCTTCGAGGGCCCTTTTGGGAAGATTGTACACCAGGTACGGGCCACCATCGACACACCACGTTTTTCCAAGGATCACCAGTGCAGCCGTGTCTTCTACATCTTGAGCCCCCTGAACCTGAACAGCATCCCAGACATCGAG CAACCCAATGTGGCCTCCACCACCAAGAAGTTCTCCTACAAGCTGGTGAAGACGGGCAGCGTGGTCCTCACGGCCAGCACCGACCTCCGAGGCTATGTGGTAGGGCAGGTGCTGAGGCTGCAGGCAGACATTGAGAACCAGTCAGGCAAGGACACCAGCCCGGTGGTGGCCAGTCTGCTGCAG AAAGTGTCCTACAAGGCCAGGCGCTGGATCTATGACGTGCGGACCATCGCCGAGGTGGAGGGAGCCGGCGTCAAGGCCTGGCGGCGGGCTCAGTGGCAAGAGCAGGTTCTGGTGCCCGCCCTGCCCCAGTCTGCCCTGCCGGGCTGTAGCCTCATCCACGTGGACTACTATCTGCAG GTCTCCCTGAAACAACCGGAAGCTGTCGTGACGCTGCCGGTCTTCATCGGCAACATCGCTGTGAACCATGTTCCATTGAGCCCCCGGCCAGGCCCCGGCCTGGTGGTGCCCTCAGCGCCACCCCAGGAGGAGGCGGAGGCTGTGGCCAGCGGCCCTCACTTCTTCTCGgatcctgtctctctctccaccaAGAGCCactcccagcagcagcagctgcatgcaGCCCTTGGCTCTGTGCCCCATGGTGCCCCAGAACCCCGTCCTCAGGATGGCAGCCCTGCCCCGCACCCTCTGCCACCTCCCTTGTGCATCTCCACAGGTGCCACCGTGCCCTACTTTGCAGAGGGTTCTGGAGGTCCGGTGCCCACCTCCAGCACCCTGATCCTCCCCCCAGAGTACAGCTCGTGGGGCTACCCCTATG AGGCCCCACCGTCCTATGAGCAGAGCTGTGGTGGTGTGGACCCTGGCTTGACCCCGGGGAGCTGA